The genomic region CTTGTTTGTCCATAGCACACCAATAATTGGGATCACAGCTAATCTTACTGTTGCCATGGCTATAGCAACAAATATGAACCCTTGAGGGATTGATTTGACTTCCAATCTGGCAATTGTGCCTCCTAATAGTAGTAACCCTAATGGAACACAGGCATTTCCTATGTACTCGGTAGCATCCATGATGAAATTCAACACCGGAAGGCCATCTGGAGCATTATGAACATGGACGTATGTGTTAACAAATAGTGCCTGGACCCAGGGAATCATCGAGCATATTATCCCCAATAATGCACCGAGGGAAGCTGGTCTGAAAAAATTTATTAGCACGTATTCAAGTTGTCCCAAGCTGTGTCTTTGGAACCATGTATCCATCTTCCGTAATGACTTATTCGTAGCGGTCTTCACTAAGTGCATCGAGTTCGTATCACTTTCAGGAACTGCGAAAGTTTCGTCATCTGAAGCACTAGTATGTGACTCTAGCTCATCGTTTGCCAACGCAGTGTTTTCTTCTCCAATGTCTGCAGTTAATGTCAAGGGCCGTCTTAGGTCCAATTCCCCTGTACGTACCCTGTCTGCAACACTGTACTCGCTAATGACATCGTTTATCGTCTgtgatcttcttctgctgcGGACTCCATTCGCCTGCATGGAGTGAGATGCCAGTGAGTTTGCGTTTGAAGCATCTCGTGTTAGTGACGCAGTTCTATACAGAGCGCTGCCTGTATTATGAGACATGTTTGAATAAGTTTTCTTCGCTCCGGTTGATCCATCAGATGTTCCTTGCTCAGCAATACTTGATGTGTTTTTCCTAAACAGTTGAGGTCTATCATTATCTAATTGGTCCTCCGACGCCAAATCTGACTCTGATAAACTATGTAAATCTGACATTTCTATTGGATTATCACTGAGACTCGAACTTCGACCCATACTTGTCACATTGAAATATCTCGGATCGAGTGCAGAATCGTTCTCGTTTTGCTTTCCTTTATCAGTTTTAATAGATTTCGAATCGTCGCTATCCTTCGTGGACTGCTGATCATCATGCTGTCTTTCATCAGAGAATGACGTAGAATTCTCGATGTCAGTGGGTGATTCTCTGAAATCTAACCCTACCAACCTGAACATGCCAaagttcatcatcatgAAACTTTGGGCAGTTAAGAAGATACAGCAGTATGCGACACCTTTGTCTACATTATCTGCACTAAATATTATCCCAGTCCCCATACTTTGAACGTACGCAATAGGAAGATCAGATATATTGGGGAATAACCCAGCGAATATTACTCCCCATACCCACTTCTTAGGGACAGGAAGTATGAATTTAATCATTAAGGCGAAGACTCCACCTAAGGCGAACAATATTACAGCAGAGAGTACAATGgttccaatttcttttatatCCCGTGCTTGAATATTTCCAACGATTTTGTTAAACACTAAACATGGCAAAATTGCGTTCACAACCATGTTTGAAACGGATCTAGCAGCTTCTACACCAACAATCTGGTACTTCGCAAGCAAGAACCCAACCCCTAGGATTAGGTATATCTTGAAAACAGGCTTCAATGCCACGTATATTACTGCCCCAAGGCTAATTGACATTTTCTCTTAACAGATTCCTTCGTAGGCATGTCCTTATATGAGAAAGGCTGTAATAGTCTTTTTCTCCCCTATAAAAGCGCAAATTCATTCATTACAATCGATTATGGttcaaaataaatacaCCCAAATGTGTCTTCTGTCAATAAATATCGGACACTGTTTGCGGCCttgttatatatatatgtgtattcttttatcttttcaCTGCTTTTGCTGCAAacattctttgaatggATCATCACTTTTGCCGAATGATTATTGGTAAAAAAGTAAAGAAGCATAAGGACATTATGTTTGGTGAGTAATCACACAGTAAACAGAGAATAATCTTACGCAAAGCAAGTAATTTCCGTCAGATTTCTGGCGCTTCTCTTCCTAAAGTGGTAGATATTTGCTCCTGTTTATGCccaaagagaaaacacGTCGTTGAATAATTACTCTTAAAGGAGGATGATGTAGTGAATATCATACAtgtaatatatataaatatataataGTGTGAGCGGGCCGTGCTTATTTGATTATTTGCAATGGAAGCACTCTATCTGACCATGACGTTAAAAAGACAAACTACGGTGTTAAAATCGATAAAGCTCCAGTGGTTTCgagaattgaatgaaagTGTACTGATTCCAGTGTTAAGTTGGAGCAAACCCACGAAGTACGAGAGTCCCATTgttatctttgaattctgaGAAAGGCAGCATAATATACAACAGAGGACATTGAATGGATCGTCACTGTGGAATTTTTCTGATCATCCTGATGGTAAGTTTTGAAATACTATCCTTTTTCGATATTTTTAGTTGGCTTTAGAATTTATGAttaaatttgaaagaactcttatttcttctgctgactgaaaaattgattttctACTGCAGAAATGATAGATGGTACAACGTCTGCATTGGCTAAGGTACTTAGATCACCCAATTGATCAGCTTCCTTGGATGCAACCTTTCTCAAGACTCTTCTCATAATTTTACCGGATCTAGTTTTTGGCAAATCGTTGACAACAACAACGGTCTTTGGTGCAGCGAATGGACCAATTTCACCTCTGACTTGTAGAATCAACTCACGACGTAAGTTGTCTGGAGAGATGTGGGTACTGTCACCCTCTACCGCATTTTCAGACAGATAGCCGTCCTTCAAGGAAACGAATGCAATGACAGCTTGACCTGTTAGTTCATCAGTGATACCAACAACGGCAGCTTCAGAAACACCTTCGTGTTCAGCTAGAGCAGCTTCGATTTCAGCAGTAGAAAGTCTGTGACCGGAAACGTTAACGACATCGTCAACTCTACCTCTGATCCAGTAGTAACCGTCGTGATCTCTACCAGCACCATCACCTGTGAAGTAGTATCCTGGGTATGGCTTCAAATAAGTTTCGAAGTAACGAGCATGGTTGTTCCAGACAGATCTGGCCATAGAAGGCCATGGGGACTTCACTGCCAAGACACCTTCAACATCGTTACccttcaattcttcaccAGAAACTGGGTCGATGATACAGGCGTTAATACCGAAGAATGGGACGGTAGCGGAACCTGGTTTGGTTGGGACAGCACCAGCCAATGGGGCAATCAAGTGTGAACCGGATTCGGTTTGCCACATGGTGTCACAGATAACACAGTTATTCTTACCAACCTTTTCGTGGTACCATTCCCATAGATCTGGAGAGATTGGTTCACCGACAGAACCCAAGACTCTTAAGGAGGAGGTATCATACTTggcaatttcttcttcaccgACACGTTTGATCAATCTTAGGGCAGTTGGGGCGACGTAGAAGTGGGTAGCTCTATGACGTTCAATGATTCTCCAGTATCTACCATAATCTGGGTAAGCTGGAGTAGATTCGAAAATAATGGTAGCGGTACCTAAGGTCAATGGACCGTACAAGGCGTAAGTGTGGCCGGTAATCCAACCGACGTCACCAGCAGTGAACAAAACATCTTCTGGATGAATATCGAAAACGAATCTGGTGGTCAAAGCAGAACCTAACAAGTAACCAGCAGTAGAGTGCACGACACCTTTTGGAGAACCGGTGGAACCAGAGGTGTACAACAAGAACAATGGATCTTCGGAGTTGACTGGGACAGGTGGCAAGTAACCTCTTTGCTTGACACACTCTTCGTGCCACCAGAAATCTCTAGCTGGCTTCATTGGGATACCTTGAGTACCAGTTCTTTGGAAAACCAAGATCTTGGAAACGGAATCGACACCGGCCAAACCTTCGTCGACAATCTTCTTGGTATGAACGGTCTTACCACCTCTCTTACCTTCATCGCAAGTGATGACCACTTTACAGCCTGCATCGACAACTCTTTCCTTCAAGGAACCGGCAGAGAAACCGGCAAAGATAACCGAATGAATGGCACCTAATCTTGCAACGGCCAACATAGCAACAACTGCAGCAGGAATCATTGGCAAGTAAACGGCGACGGTGTCTCCTTTCTTGACACCCCAAGATTGCAAGACACCAGCCACTTCAGAGACCTGTCTCAACAATTCGCCAAAAGTGATCACCTTgttttcagattcatcGTCGGCTTCGTAGATTAAAGCTGGCTTGTCTGGGTTGGCAAAAGCGTGTCTGTCAACACAGTTATAAGAAGCATTCAGTTCACCATTTAAGAACCAGGCAATGTCACCGTGTTCCAAAGAACCGCTTTGGACTTGGGTGAATGGACGATCCCAATCTAGATATTCCTTGGCCAATGGACCGAAAAACCCTGCTGGGTCCTCAATGGACTGAGTGTACATCTCACGGTAatgttcttcatcagtaCAGTACGATTTACCCGGTTGAGAATTGTAGAAATGTTCTGGAGCATGACGAGCTTCAACATCGTGAGCTTCATGCACAACCTTATGCAATTTATCCGACGACATAGTGATAGTAATGAatcgttttttttttcctttgttaACCTTGCTTCCTGCGCGTTAACGttataattcttttcaagatgTGTAGAGAGATTAAATCTGCTAATTAGTGAATACGGTCCAGAGttgatattcttgaaaacaatgaaggTTTCTGTTAAACTTGAAGATTCAGAAATGACAATTAACCAGTTAAGACCCCGAAAAGAGAGACACTAACAGTAATAAAGTTCTGGGAATGTACCGCTGAAGAATTGACTTAGACTACAATGGATTGCAACTAAAATAAAcacaagaaaaaaaacatatataaataaaaaatcCTTTCTGAATCAATTCGTCTAATCAATAAAAATAACCTCTGTGTATATAAACTTTCTGCCTCACCAAACGTTCGAACCTAACTTTTCCTAATTCGCCTGatcttatatatatatgattttagtttttcaggtattttttttttccttttcgatTCCAAACTTTTTGGTTGGAAAATTACTGTTTCTCATGAGTTTTGGCGACTTCTAAGCGGTGACACTGGtgaagaaataaagatatATCGGGTTGAAGATATAAAAAAGGTAGGAAAGGCGACAATGGCCATTGCAAAGGTCCGGTTCGCTCTAGGGTTTGGCTACGGGTTGCAAGCAAACTgtgaaggaaagaaaaagaaaaagaatcaCCATGACTCAACATATGGCCGTCGACTGCTGCCACTGTGACTATCTAGACTGTATATAGTAAAGGAGCATCAAGAAACATATCATAAAGTTTAACGGGGCAATAATATTGTTGCACCGTTCAGCTCCCGTTGGCTGACAAGACCTCTGGACGAATTGCGAATTGCTGTTTCACACTGACACACTCAGGCGCCACAAACACCGGCATGTAGATTTGAACCTTTGGCACAGAAACGGGCGTagaaaaaataagaaaaaacGAGGCAAACGTaatattttccagtttcGAGTCCGATATCACCAAAAGACAAGGGAGGGGCACGATAGACCCCTCTATCGGTTGGTTCCTTTCTCACTGGCCGATATAGCTTTTATTCCAGTCAGGGAGTTTCTGCTTCATTGACAGTCGAAACCaccttaaaaaaaaaaataggGAAACATTCATACTATCTGGAAATACCGTACTAAATTAATGCTCTTCGTCCGCCAGTTTAAGATACTTTCAACGGTGACTGTGCTGTTTTGTATTTGATgcgaaaaaaaaaattcgaaGATCACGATGTCGGTTCGGCTGAATGTAAGAAAAGCCAGCTGTGtcctctttctttttattttccttttcgttCTGCTAAACGAATTTTGttggatttttttttctgttcaGGGAACAGGTACTTTTAAACGAGAAGATTAGTATATTTACCCGGAAATATTTCAGTCATAGCTTACATAATATTTATAGTTGCACCAATCAATCTTCTATTACACTTTCTCGCTATCTAGAAAGATATCTCTGGTTCTTGTTAGGAAGAGTCTGATCACGTGGCGTAAGTCGTCGGGACATGGTTTATCTAGAATTTGTAGAATGAGGTCGTACATCGTCTTACATTGTTGTTTGTAGTCATTATCGTCAAATTCAGAGTATCCCTGGATGATTTCGACAATAACCGGTCTCCAGTTGTTTGCAGCTCTTTCAGATACGCCATCGTTCATTGCTACGTATCTTTGCACTATGGAGACGCAGATGCCGACTAGCCTTTGTAACAgattcttttgatttttcttgatctCTTTTGTGGATCCGTTCTCGGAGGATTCTCTATTCAGGTACAACTTGAATAAGATGTTGATTAATACGGCAGAAGAGCTTGTCTCTTGCTTTGCCAAGTTTGGAATCTTGTTTGAGACTCTGGCTTCAACTAGTCTTGTTCTCAATTCGTAGTCGTCGTTGAAGTCACGTGCGAACTCGTACGAACGTTCCAATAGAGTGGTTAATTTGATGGCTTCGTCGAATGGGATGCTGTTGATGAACTGTTCCACTTCGAATAGTTCACTTAGGGACTCAATCATTAGCAACTGGAGAATACATTTCACAACAATAGTGTTTTTCACACTCAccttctgtttcaattcttcgGTACTCTTCGTTTCCACTAACCTTCTTGGTGGTAATGCATCGATGTCTCCATTGGAAATCGTTCCTTGCTCGTTACCAACGTCTTGACCGTTCTCTTCAGCGATGGCTCTTTCCACTTCTTCCTCGAcgttgctgttgttgctttCTTTGGTAGTGTTGTTTGTTGGTGTAGTTGAGTCGGTACCAGCAGTATTTGGAACAGATTTTCTTCTACCTTGCTTCAATGGATCGCTCTCGAACAATTCGTTGGCCGTAGTCAACTGGAATAATGTGCTGAACGCTTCTGTAACCTGGTGCCAATGAGTATCGTTGAATTCCGACATGTTTTGGAGAATCAACTGCTGTAAGCATGATCTACCAATTCTGGCAATTGTGTCATTTTCTTGGCATATACAGGATACCATCAATCCAAGAACGCCGTCTAACAATCCATTTAATGATTCGAAATAGTGGGTGAAAAGAGCAACCATATTTCTTAATGCTTGAATCAATGTGGTTGATAGCCATACACTCATATCGTCATGACTATTGAATTGGTTCACTTCCCAATGTTTCGAtaaaattccaaagatgGGGAATAACAACTGGGTACAAATCTTATTCCAGAACTCTTCATCAAACTCAGCTCCGTTTGCCACTAATGCGTCAAACATATAGTTCAATGCTCTTGATCTAACTTCAAGATCGACAGCTGTCATGATAGTATcattgaaacagaagagTAACGGTAACCAAACGTCCTCAAACTCATCCTTGCCTTGTAGTAACTGATGGTCATGATTTTTGAAACATAAGTCGGCTACTTGGTTGGTAATTCTCTTCAATGTTTCTAACGAATGTAGAGCAAGTTTTTGATGCTTTTGGTTTTTggtgatttctttgaaaactaCAACTAAGTCCACAAAAGAATCATCCAAGGCAAACACATCATAGAAATGATCTTTCACAATGTCATAAGATACTAGTTCATATGTTCTCGTTACAATCCTCTCATTTGGAGATTGGGCAGTGTACTGTagagatttcaagattggCTTCCAACCGGACTTAATCTTTCCAGACTTAGttaaaatgaaattatGGAAACACTCAATACACATCTCTTGGACATCGATGTCCCTCGTGTTTTCTACAGTGTGTTCAAATGGTTTCAAGAAGTCAAGTTGGAATTCGAATCCTGTCAACTCTTCGATATCTAAAAATCTCATAGATAATTGACGTAAGGAGTCAATGGCGAAAAATACAACAGCCAAATTAGATTCTGTTGCAATTCTATTGAAAGCCTCACCCATGACATTCCATATAGGAGT from Kluyveromyces lactis strain NRRL Y-1140 chromosome D complete sequence harbors:
- a CDS encoding uncharacterized protein (similar to uniprot|P54072 Saccharomyces cerevisiae YLR152C Hypothetical ORF), with the protein product MSISLGAVIYVALKPVFKIYLILGVGFLLAKYQIVGVEAARSVSNMVVNAILPCLVFNKIVGNIQARDIKEIGTIVLSAVILFALGGVFALMIKFILPVPKKWVWGVIFAGLFPNISDLPIAYVQSMGTGIIFSADNVDKGVAYCCIFLTAQSFMMMNFGMFRLVGLDFRESPTDIENSTSFSDERQHDDQQSTKDSDDSKSIKTDKGKQNENDSALDPRYFNVTSMGRSSSLSDNPIEMSDLHSLSESDLASEDQLDNDRPQLFRKNTSSIAEQGTSDGSTGAKKTYSNMSHNTGSALYRTASLTRDASNANSLASHSMQANGVRSRRRSQTINDVISEYSVADRVRTGELDLRRPLTLTADIGEENTALANDELESHTSASDDETFAVPESDTNSMHLVKTATNKSLRKMDTWFQRHSLGQLEYVLINFFRPASLGALLGIICSMIPWVQALFVNTYVHVHNAPDGLPVLNFIMDATEYIGNACVPLGLLLLGGTIARLEVKSIPQGFIFVAIAMATVRLAVIPIIGVLWTNKIFNMNWIESDIAKLVIILTFAMPSATAQIYFTAFFTPMEGPHLQMDCLSVLFVVQYIFLFITLPFVVSYTLKVDLKY
- the ACS2 gene encoding acetate--CoA ligase ACS2 (uniprot|Q9Y7B5 Kluyveromyces lactis KLLA0D17336g ACS2 Acetyl-coenzyme A synthetase 2), which codes for MSSDKLHKVVHEAHDVEARHAPEHFYNSQPGKSYCTDEEHYREMYTQSIEDPAGFFGPLAKEYLDWDRPFTQVQSGSLEHGDIAWFLNGELNASYNCVDRHAFANPDKPALIYEADDESENKVITFGELLRQVSEVAGVLQSWGVKKGDTVAVYLPMIPAAVVAMLAVARLGAIHSVIFAGFSAGSLKERVVDAGCKVVITCDEGKRGGKTVHTKKIVDEGLAGVDSVSKILVFQRTGTQGIPMKPARDFWWHEECVKQRGYLPPVPVNSEDPLFLLYTSGSTGSPKGVVHSTAGYLLGSALTTRFVFDIHPEDVLFTAGDVGWITGHTYALYGPLTLGTATIIFESTPAYPDYGRYWRIIERHRATHFYVAPTALRLIKRVGEEEIAKYDTSSLRVLGSVGEPISPDLWEWYHEKVGKNNCVICDTMWQTESGSHLIAPLAGAVPTKPGSATVPFFGINACIIDPVSGEELKGNDVEGVLAVKSPWPSMARSVWNNHARYFETYLKPYPGYYFTGDGAGRDHDGYYWIRGRVDDVVNVSGHRLSTAEIEAALAEHEGVSEAAVVGITDELTGQAVIAFVSLKDGYLSENAVEGDSTHISPDNLRRELILQVRGEIGPFAAPKTVVVVNDLPKTRSGKIMRRVLRKVASKEADQLGDLSTLANADVVPSIISAVENQFFSQQKK